A window from Bacteroidales bacterium encodes these proteins:
- a CDS encoding transposase — protein MSHSELLFDPADLPPAIRYDKLFQNLPLLSENIPKTGRRPFSRNSMLKALIYKSLRSYPYLTDLTFELNNNPSVSRVLGFNPMKSAPSTERFSSFLHDTSHLELSSMRKQLVQKLIKTGAISGSSIAIDSCPIVALLKENNLKTSMSNRFDKTKKPAGDPDARLGVLIHFPNPFQKKVRYFWGYRNHVINDIDTELPIWEVTKPANVSDVAVAKDLIQEAVTCFNLNIRSVLADANYDSEDLLKYIINDLHALAVIPHNPRSEQTKGYQIKDGKVICEANLQMHRR, from the coding sequence ATGTCGCATTCAGAACTCCTATTTGATCCGGCTGATTTACCACCAGCCATTAGATACGATAAGCTCTTCCAAAACCTTCCATTGCTTTCAGAGAACATTCCCAAGACTGGCAGACGTCCATTTAGCCGAAACAGTATGCTTAAAGCATTAATATATAAGTCGTTGAGAAGCTATCCATACTTGACCGACCTGACTTTTGAACTCAATAACAATCCGAGTGTCTCCAGAGTCTTAGGCTTTAATCCCATGAAATCAGCACCTTCAACCGAACGCTTTTCATCTTTCCTGCACGATACAAGCCACCTTGAACTTTCCTCCATGCGTAAACAGCTAGTTCAGAAACTAATCAAAACCGGGGCTATATCTGGAAGCTCTATTGCCATTGATTCTTGCCCAATTGTCGCACTGTTGAAAGAAAACAACCTAAAGACCTCAATGTCAAATAGATTTGACAAAACCAAAAAACCAGCTGGTGATCCTGACGCACGTTTAGGTGTCTTGATCCATTTCCCAAATCCTTTTCAAAAGAAGGTCCGCTACTTCTGGGGGTATCGTAATCATGTGATAAACGATATTGATACCGAACTTCCAATCTGGGAAGTTACCAAGCCGGCAAATGTCTCTGATGTGGCAGTTGCTAAAGATCTCATACAAGAAGCAGTCACCTGTTTTAACCTCAATATCCGCTCGGTTTTGGCCGATGCCAACTATGACTCTGAAGACTTGCTGAAATACATCATCAATGATCTGCATGCACTGGCTGTTATTCCACATAATCCGAGAAGTGAACAAACCAAGGGCTATCAGATCAAAGATGGCAAAGTTATCTGTGAGGCAAATCTTCAGATGCATCGGAGG
- a CDS encoding tetratricopeptide repeat protein, which translates to MTGRDPRFFKFWQELKRRNVPRVLAIYAGTAFIILEAADIIFPRWGFPDWTVDLVLYLLLLGALIAVVLSWIYDISPSGIVKTPSDEAAGTVGKKVQERVRRPVVSNIIIAVLVVVIGLLMYPKIFRNSNSPLSGVSQSSIAVLPLKIIGNDAELGFFASGLVESLTYMLSRVGNSEQIFSVIPPSEIVEAITAAEARKKFGVSLVISGSIQMDQTSSRLILNLIDARTQSLIRSEKLDYSKGQNLIIQDEVISVMVSMLGLELESETKERITLGGPSLHEANELYLTGRGILREGIETEEHINEALKLFLSAIEKDSLFAQAYAGVAQAYTLKYHFTLNAAWNDESLKYGRKAVELNDQDAYALMTLASALVEKGEFEEALSYYEQSRSLDSVRSDIYSELAYLYEMTGEAEKAEQHHRKAIQMDPDSHLTHYYLGGFYFAQTRFREAMEEFELALKFSPGHLTIMHAIAACNFELEKFDEALAGFGEILEQDSAQGQVLWNMGIIYYYQGEFEKSIHCYQKALNYTPQNYNLHGALGRAYLLSGKESLASESFRNAISIGHQDPNCPDLKFATWFGLLGLEDSALFYLERFDPPEDPEDLDTTAAFVTGELFLILGKKQPAFSYLESGLIRGYGWNEVRYSPLYKDLRQDTEFRELIGRPEN; encoded by the coding sequence ATGACCGGCAGGGACCCAAGATTCTTTAAGTTCTGGCAGGAATTAAAACGACGGAATGTCCCCAGGGTACTGGCTATTTATGCCGGGACCGCTTTTATTATATTAGAGGCGGCCGATATTATATTCCCCCGTTGGGGATTCCCCGACTGGACGGTGGACCTGGTTTTGTATCTCTTGCTGCTGGGGGCGCTTATAGCTGTGGTTCTGTCCTGGATCTACGACATTTCTCCTTCCGGCATTGTGAAGACCCCATCGGATGAGGCGGCCGGGACCGTTGGAAAGAAAGTGCAGGAGCGGGTCAGAAGACCCGTGGTCAGTAACATCATTATTGCGGTGCTCGTTGTAGTTATCGGTTTGTTGATGTATCCAAAGATATTCAGGAACAGCAATTCTCCCCTGAGCGGGGTCAGCCAGAGCTCCATTGCTGTGCTGCCCTTAAAGATTATCGGGAACGATGCGGAACTGGGCTTTTTTGCCAGTGGACTGGTGGAATCGCTCACCTATATGCTGTCCAGGGTGGGGAATTCGGAACAGATTTTTTCTGTGATTCCGCCCAGTGAGATTGTAGAAGCCATAACCGCAGCAGAAGCCAGGAAGAAATTTGGTGTTTCCCTGGTTATTTCGGGCAGCATCCAGATGGATCAGACCTCCAGTCGTCTGATCCTGAACCTGATTGATGCCAGAACCCAGAGCCTGATCCGCTCCGAAAAACTCGACTATTCCAAAGGGCAAAACCTGATTATCCAGGATGAAGTGATTTCGGTCATGGTGTCCATGCTCGGGCTGGAACTGGAATCTGAAACAAAGGAACGGATCACCCTGGGCGGACCAAGCCTCCATGAGGCTAATGAACTCTACCTGACAGGAAGGGGGATTCTAAGGGAAGGGATAGAGACAGAGGAGCATATAAATGAGGCCCTGAAGCTGTTTCTTTCGGCCATTGAAAAAGATTCTCTCTTTGCCCAGGCCTATGCGGGGGTTGCCCAGGCCTATACCCTGAAATACCATTTTACGCTGAATGCGGCCTGGAACGATGAATCCCTGAAATATGGCCGGAAAGCTGTGGAACTCAATGACCAGGATGCCTATGCCCTGATGACCCTGGCTTCTGCCCTCGTTGAAAAGGGAGAGTTTGAAGAGGCTCTGTCCTACTACGAGCAGTCCAGATCCCTGGATTCAGTCAGGTCCGATATATACTCCGAACTGGCCTATCTCTATGAAATGACCGGGGAGGCGGAAAAGGCCGAGCAGCACCATCGCAAAGCGATACAGATGGATCCCGATTCCCATCTGACGCATTACTATCTGGGAGGGTTCTATTTTGCACAGACCAGATTCAGGGAGGCCATGGAGGAATTTGAGCTGGCATTGAAATTTTCGCCCGGTCATCTGACCATTATGCACGCTATCGCTGCGTGTAATTTTGAACTGGAAAAGTTTGATGAAGCCCTGGCGGGTTTCGGGGAGATTCTGGAGCAGGACAGCGCGCAGGGACAGGTCTTGTGGAATATGGGAATCATTTATTATTATCAGGGCGAATTTGAAAAATCGATCCATTGTTATCAGAAAGCGCTGAACTATACTCCTCAGAATTATAATCTTCATGGGGCCCTGGGTCGCGCCTACCTGTTATCGGGCAAAGAATCTCTGGCCAGCGAATCCTTTCGGAATGCCATATCCATTGGACACCAGGACCCCAACTGTCCGGATTTGAAATTTGCCACCTGGTTTGGTTTGCTGGGGCTGGAGGATTCAGCATTGTTTTACCTGGAGCGCTTTGATCCCCCGGAAGATCCGGAAGATCTGGATACCACAGCTGCCTTTGTTACAGGTGAACTCTTCCTGATTCTGGGAAAGAAGCAACCGGCATTCTCCTACCTGGAGAGCGGACTAATACGGGGCTATGGCTGGAATGAGGTCAGGTATTCTCCTTTATACAAGGACCTCAGGCAGGACACAGAGTTCAGGGAGCTGATCGGGCGCCCGGAGAATTGA
- a CDS encoding DUF5916 domain-containing protein yields the protein MIKLLTLTTLITLATTSLLRGQTEYLPKKKYEAFRIEEAPVINGIFDDEAWKQGSWAGDFTQLEPYADRPPSQPTEFKVAFDNMNLYIAVKALDSAPDSITNRMSRRDNGDGDMVFIIFDSYHDLRTGFIFGLSSSGVRFDMIQTNNGQNEDPTWDPIWLGKAQLHDWGWGAEMKIPFTQLRFKKNSREVWGFEVARQIFRENELSLWHPIPRNAPGLMHAMGELNGLQDIEPRKQLDLMPYGVAALNTYEPEEGNPYADGYDYKLNMGLDGKIGVTNNLTLDFTINPDFGQVEADPSEVNLTAFENFFEEKRPFFIEGKSITSFNVGLGDGDVGNDNLFYSRRIGRRPQGYPSIDDDEYTTVPRFTRILGAAKLTGKTENGLSVGIMEALTADTKARIDQEGSERKETVEPLTNYSLARVQKDFNKGNTIVGGALTSTIRRLEGTEMDYLHKNATTAGVDFTQYYKERNYMLNASLYMSHVQGSEEAISRTQQSSARYFQRPDADYMEFDGTRTSLSGAGGKLEFGKIGGNWNFLFMHIFKTPGLELNDMGYMQLSDHMLNVLWTGYNFTEPFSIFRSLRLNTDVHISNDFGGTITGIGYEYNANASFKNFWSAGFGGGITAHNISNRTLRGGPSMYLPGDGRFYFRVMSDDRKAISGGFFGNISRGADKYYERYSYSLLLTIRPLNTLSVSLFPSFSPSKQELQYVNQTDMNEDARYIFASIDQKVLSMSLRINYNITPDLTIQYWGQPFTASGKYSDFKMITDPKAERFSDRYHLYAADQIHLNDQSYEIDENLDMNVDYSFENPDFSVDEWLSNLVIRWEFLPGSTAYLVWSQTRDYYIQDGDFALWENMNHMFTNKRATNTFLVKFSYRFGLR from the coding sequence ATGATCAAGCTCCTGACCCTCACTACCCTGATCACTTTAGCCACAACATCCCTTCTCAGGGGGCAGACCGAATACCTGCCAAAAAAAAAATATGAAGCCTTCCGGATAGAGGAAGCTCCTGTCATTAACGGGATCTTCGATGATGAGGCCTGGAAGCAGGGCAGCTGGGCAGGCGATTTCACCCAGCTCGAGCCCTATGCCGACAGGCCCCCGTCGCAGCCGACCGAGTTTAAGGTGGCCTTTGACAATATGAACCTCTATATTGCCGTGAAGGCACTGGACAGCGCCCCGGACAGCATTACCAACCGGATGAGCCGGCGCGACAACGGAGACGGGGATATGGTCTTTATCATATTTGACAGCTATCACGATCTGCGAACGGGTTTTATATTTGGACTGAGCTCCTCAGGGGTCAGGTTTGATATGATCCAGACCAATAACGGACAGAATGAGGACCCCACCTGGGATCCTATCTGGCTGGGAAAGGCGCAGCTTCACGATTGGGGATGGGGAGCTGAAATGAAAATCCCGTTTACCCAGTTACGTTTCAAAAAAAACTCCCGGGAGGTCTGGGGTTTTGAGGTGGCGCGACAAATATTCAGGGAAAATGAACTGAGTCTGTGGCACCCCATCCCGAGGAATGCACCGGGACTGATGCATGCCATGGGGGAACTCAACGGCCTTCAGGATATCGAACCCAGGAAACAGCTCGATCTGATGCCATACGGGGTTGCCGCACTAAATACCTACGAACCGGAGGAGGGAAATCCTTATGCAGATGGATACGATTACAAACTCAACATGGGACTGGATGGCAAGATTGGCGTTACCAATAACCTCACCCTGGATTTCACCATCAATCCCGATTTCGGACAGGTGGAAGCGGACCCCTCAGAAGTGAACCTGACCGCCTTTGAGAACTTCTTCGAAGAGAAACGGCCCTTTTTCATTGAAGGGAAAAGCATCACCAGTTTTAATGTGGGACTGGGCGACGGGGATGTGGGAAATGACAATCTCTTTTACTCCCGCCGCATAGGACGAAGGCCTCAGGGCTACCCATCCATCGATGATGATGAGTATACCACCGTACCCAGGTTCACCCGTATTCTGGGAGCTGCCAAGCTTACCGGAAAGACAGAAAACGGATTGTCAGTGGGCATTATGGAGGCCCTTACAGCCGACACAAAAGCAAGGATCGATCAGGAAGGTAGCGAACGAAAGGAAACCGTAGAGCCACTTACCAACTACTCTCTGGCTCGGGTACAAAAGGACTTCAACAAGGGAAATACGATTGTTGGAGGAGCCCTTACCAGCACCATACGCAGACTGGAGGGGACCGAAATGGACTACCTGCATAAAAATGCCACTACCGCCGGAGTTGATTTTACCCAGTATTACAAGGAGCGCAATTACATGCTTAATGCCTCCCTGTATATGAGCCATGTGCAGGGGAGTGAAGAAGCCATCTCCCGCACCCAGCAATCTTCGGCCAGGTATTTTCAGCGACCCGATGCCGATTACATGGAATTTGACGGGACCCGTACCAGCCTCTCCGGAGCCGGGGGGAAACTTGAGTTCGGGAAGATAGGCGGGAACTGGAATTTCCTGTTTATGCATATATTCAAAACACCTGGCCTCGAGCTCAATGACATGGGCTATATGCAGCTTTCCGATCATATGCTGAATGTGCTGTGGACCGGATATAATTTCACAGAACCCTTCAGTATCTTCCGGAGCCTTCGCCTGAATACCGATGTGCACATAAGCAATGATTTCGGGGGTACCATCACCGGTATCGGTTACGAGTATAACGCAAATGCCAGCTTCAAGAACTTCTGGAGCGCAGGTTTTGGAGGAGGAATCACCGCTCACAATATTTCGAACAGAACCCTGAGGGGCGGACCCTCCATGTACCTTCCCGGCGACGGGAGGTTCTATTTCCGGGTGATGTCCGATGACCGCAAAGCCATTTCCGGGGGATTCTTCGGAAATATCAGCCGGGGTGCAGATAAGTATTATGAACGGTACTCCTATTCTCTTTTACTGACCATCCGGCCCCTGAATACCCTCTCCGTTTCGCTCTTCCCGTCCTTTTCTCCCAGCAAGCAGGAACTTCAGTATGTAAACCAGACGGATATGAATGAAGATGCCCGGTATATCTTTGCTTCCATCGATCAGAAAGTGCTTAGCATGTCGCTGAGGATCAACTACAATATCACTCCCGACCTGACCATCCAGTACTGGGGCCAGCCCTTCACAGCCTCCGGCAAATACTCTGATTTTAAAATGATCACCGATCCCAAAGCGGAGCGTTTTTCCGACAGGTATCATCTCTATGCAGCCGATCAGATCCATCTGAATGATCAAAGCTATGAGATCGATGAGAATCTGGATATGAATGTGGATTACAGTTTCGAAAACCCCGATTTTTCAGTGGATGAGTGGCTGTCGAACCTGGTTATCCGGTGGGAATTTTTGCCTGGATCCACAGCCTACCTGGTATGGTCACAGACCAGGGACTATTACATACAGGACGGGGATTTCGCTCTGTGGGAGAACATGAACCACATGTTTACGAATAAGCGGGCCACCAACACCTTCCTGGTGAAATTCTCCTACCGCTTTGGCCTGAGGTAA
- a CDS encoding helix-turn-helix transcriptional regulator has protein sequence MKMKQPELGRKIADLRKAKGYTQEELVEKCNLSVRTLQRIESGEVEPRSHTIRVIFSALDYQVYDSSNIRLRLFFKQVSNVFNLKTNTMKKLSILAMACAAAIFVLLSICVDGNAQSENQVRELITNNNANSIRWFNSGNVDSLLTKYSEGACVLGEGCGTSAIRDFYRSQMGEFQFESLDITSLHASKSMAVEKGRWMIRLESGLRVGGEYLCEWHQRDKKTWLIVNEVSVPD, from the coding sequence ATGAAAATGAAACAGCCCGAATTAGGCAGAAAAATCGCAGACCTGAGAAAAGCAAAAGGCTATACTCAGGAGGAACTTGTGGAAAAGTGCAACCTGAGTGTCCGGACCCTTCAACGGATCGAATCCGGGGAGGTCGAACCCAGGAGTCACACCATCAGGGTCATTTTTTCAGCGCTCGATTACCAGGTTTATGATTCATCGAACATCCGGCTCAGGCTGTTTTTCAAACAGGTAAGTAATGTATTTAACCTTAAAACCAACACCATGAAAAAACTTTCGATTCTGGCCATGGCATGTGCCGCCGCCATTTTTGTTTTGCTGAGTATCTGCGTGGATGGAAATGCTCAGTCTGAGAACCAGGTCAGGGAGCTTATTACCAACAACAACGCCAATTCCATTCGCTGGTTTAATTCGGGGAATGTGGATTCCCTGCTGACCAAATACAGCGAAGGTGCCTGCGTACTGGGGGAGGGATGCGGTACATCCGCCATCCGTGACTTTTACCGGTCTCAGATGGGCGAATTCCAGTTTGAGAGCCTGGATATTACTTCCCTTCATGCTTCGAAATCCATGGCCGTGGAAAAAGGCCGCTGGATGATCCGTCTGGAATCGGGATTGAGAGTCGGGGGCGAATACCTCTGCGAATGGCACCAAAGGGATAAAAAGACCTGGTTGATCGTAAACGAGGTCTCTGTTCCGGATTAG
- a CDS encoding cation diffusion facilitator family transporter, producing the protein MERKKASYLEGTVSILVNTALFALKYWAGIVSGSVALMADAWHTLSDSISSVVVIVGARLASRKPDKGHPYGHGRWELISSIIIALILVWIAIGFVRDSIVNLQTRESANFGTVALVVTIVSIAVKELMAQFAFYLGRRSGSSTVKADGWHHRTDALSSLVILVGILVKDYFWWIDGVLGIVVSLMLMYAAYEILLEAVYKILGEEPGEELIREIKAHIRSLYDYDLHPHHFHIHNYISSKELTFHIKIKNSVSVEDGHAIATAIEELIDEKLDLKSTIHLEPLDYDHRND; encoded by the coding sequence ATGGAACGAAAAAAGGCAAGTTACCTGGAGGGGACCGTCTCGATTCTTGTGAATACGGCCCTGTTCGCATTGAAATACTGGGCAGGGATAGTTTCCGGATCCGTAGCCCTGATGGCCGATGCCTGGCACACGCTGTCGGATTCAATCAGCTCCGTGGTGGTTATCGTGGGTGCCAGGCTGGCCTCCAGGAAGCCCGATAAGGGTCATCCTTACGGCCATGGCCGGTGGGAATTGATCTCTTCCATTATAATCGCTTTGATACTGGTATGGATTGCCATTGGCTTTGTCCGGGATTCCATAGTTAACCTGCAAACCAGGGAATCTGCAAACTTTGGCACCGTGGCCCTTGTTGTAACGATAGTGTCCATTGCGGTCAAGGAGCTGATGGCCCAGTTTGCATTTTATCTGGGAAGGAGATCGGGTAGTTCAACGGTGAAGGCTGATGGCTGGCATCACCGGACCGATGCCCTGTCCTCCCTGGTCATCCTGGTCGGAATCCTGGTCAAGGATTATTTCTGGTGGATCGACGGGGTCCTGGGCATTGTCGTTTCCCTGATGCTGATGTATGCGGCCTATGAGATATTGTTGGAGGCTGTCTATAAAATCCTGGGGGAGGAACCGGGTGAAGAGCTGATCCGGGAGATAAAGGCTCATATCCGCTCACTGTATGATTATGACCTGCATCCTCACCATTTTCATATCCATAATTATATCAGCAGCAAAGAATTAACCTTTCATATCAAGATTAAAAACAGTGTTTCGGTGGAAGATGGGCATGCCATAGCTACGGCTATTGAGGAGCTGATCGATGAAAAACTGGACCTGAAATCCACCATTCACCTGGAACCTCTGGATTATGATCATCGGAATGACTGA
- a CDS encoding TonB-dependent receptor, producing MRERVLTGLLVLAFFLRGLSAQEAGLSFSGSFQEVPFSEFATAVEAQTGTTIYYLDTWVRDLQVTLEGQNLSLPAVLDSILKPAGLDYYLDEWGHLFLTDGAALLSALPDYEGARKSPVPEYGELPEAVEEDLTLAEQKYINGRRVRVLEEIHVGSAEQAGSGRKALISGQIHDEESGEPLVGVTVYMEVLRKGASTASDGRFNFLLVPGTYGVLCQSLGMESLQFTMVVHSGGELKLEMKKTLIPLDEVVVTAGRHDHVSGNQMGYERLNYSVLKQVPLLMGERDILNVVKLLPGVQSVGEGSSGFNVRGSSADQNMIYINKVPVYNSSHLFGFFTAISPEIVRDFSLYKSNLPALYGGRLASFFDIQTRQGNMKRLSARAGISSVSAYAAVEGPLKKDKSSIALSLRSTYSDWILKLMEDPQLRESEAGFSDASGVYTWNASDRTRLNVFGYLSRDRFKLGTVQEYAYGNAGAALDVRHRFNQQISGTLALIYSRYRFRNQDTHLRTAGFEHESYIRHYELKSDFEWLSLGRHKLTFGGSGIYYQLDRGSMEPFGAASLRESLDLGLENGVETALYLADELTLTERLKVYAGFRFSSFFSLGPSELRTYAPGMPLLEENIADTLSFGRGELSRAYAGLEPRLNMRYLINDQASLKFSYNRGYQYLFILSNTVAMAPTDQWKLSDYHIGPQFMDQLSAGYYLDFPGSAMSASAEFYRKWGQGIVEYRDGASFTESPYVESATLQGKQKAYGVETMIRREAGGLNGWLSYTYSRSFMQVDMEETGEQINGGRPYPSNFDRPHNVSLVVNYKRGRRVSLSGNLVYMTGRPSTYPVAVYYEYELPYIHYSDRNKYLIPDYFRVDLSMNIEGSLRKHKRFHSFWMLGVYNVTGRKNAYSVFFQNESGLIRGYKLSIFARPIITVSWNVRLGNYASE from the coding sequence ATGAGGGAGAGAGTCTTAACGGGACTGCTTGTTCTGGCGTTTTTCCTGAGGGGATTGAGTGCTCAGGAAGCAGGGCTGAGCTTCAGCGGCTCATTTCAGGAAGTTCCCTTTTCAGAATTTGCAACAGCGGTGGAGGCACAAACCGGAACCACCATATACTACCTCGACACCTGGGTGCGGGACCTTCAGGTGACCCTGGAGGGACAAAACCTTTCTCTTCCTGCGGTCCTGGATTCCATCCTGAAGCCCGCCGGACTGGATTACTACCTCGATGAGTGGGGTCATCTTTTTCTGACAGACGGGGCCGCCTTATTAAGCGCGTTGCCGGATTATGAAGGTGCCAGGAAGAGCCCCGTTCCGGAGTATGGGGAGCTCCCGGAAGCTGTGGAGGAGGACCTCACCCTGGCCGAACAAAAGTATATCAACGGCCGGAGGGTGAGGGTGCTGGAAGAGATCCATGTGGGATCGGCCGAACAGGCCGGGTCCGGGAGAAAAGCCCTGATCAGCGGGCAGATCCATGACGAAGAGAGCGGGGAACCCCTGGTGGGGGTCACCGTATATATGGAAGTCCTTCGCAAAGGGGCCTCCACCGCTTCGGACGGGCGCTTTAACTTTTTACTCGTACCCGGGACCTACGGGGTATTGTGTCAGAGTTTGGGAATGGAGTCGCTGCAGTTTACCATGGTGGTGCATTCCGGCGGGGAACTGAAACTGGAAATGAAGAAGACCCTGATTCCGCTGGACGAAGTGGTGGTTACGGCCGGACGACATGATCATGTAAGTGGTAATCAGATGGGCTACGAAAGGCTCAACTACTCGGTTCTGAAGCAGGTTCCGCTGCTTATGGGCGAAAGGGATATTCTGAATGTGGTGAAACTGCTTCCGGGGGTACAGAGTGTGGGAGAAGGCTCGTCCGGATTTAATGTTCGTGGAAGCAGTGCGGACCAGAACATGATTTATATCAATAAAGTCCCGGTATACAACAGTTCCCACCTCTTCGGTTTTTTCACGGCTATCAGCCCGGAAATTGTAAGGGATTTCAGTCTCTACAAAAGTAATCTGCCCGCTTTGTACGGGGGAAGGCTGGCTTCCTTTTTTGATATTCAGACCAGGCAGGGGAACATGAAACGTTTGTCGGCGAGGGCCGGGATCAGTTCCGTATCAGCTTACGCGGCCGTGGAGGGGCCTCTGAAGAAGGATAAAAGCTCCATTGCCCTGAGCCTGCGATCCACCTATTCGGACTGGATCCTGAAACTGATGGAGGATCCGCAACTCCGGGAAAGTGAAGCAGGATTCAGCGATGCCAGCGGGGTGTACACCTGGAATGCCAGCGATAGGACCCGACTGAATGTATTTGGCTACCTGAGCAGGGACCGTTTCAAACTGGGTACGGTTCAGGAATATGCTTATGGCAATGCCGGTGCAGCGCTGGATGTCCGCCACCGCTTCAATCAGCAGATCAGCGGGACCCTCGCCCTGATATACAGTCGTTATCGTTTCAGGAACCAGGATACCCACCTCCGGACAGCCGGATTTGAGCATGAGAGTTACATCAGGCACTATGAGCTGAAATCTGATTTTGAGTGGTTGTCCCTGGGACGGCATAAGCTGACCTTCGGGGGAAGTGGGATTTATTACCAGCTGGACAGGGGCTCCATGGAGCCATTTGGAGCCGCTTCTCTGAGAGAGAGCCTGGACCTGGGACTGGAAAACGGAGTGGAGACGGCGCTTTATCTGGCCGATGAGCTGACCCTGACGGAGAGACTCAAAGTATACGCCGGTTTTCGTTTCTCCAGTTTCTTTTCTCTGGGGCCTTCGGAGCTAAGAACATACGCTCCGGGCATGCCCCTCTTGGAGGAGAACATTGCGGACACCCTGAGTTTCGGGCGGGGAGAACTCAGCCGGGCCTATGCCGGACTGGAGCCCCGACTGAATATGAGGTACCTGATCAACGACCAGGCATCCCTGAAATTCTCCTATAACCGGGGATACCAGTATCTTTTTATCCTGAGCAACACGGTAGCCATGGCACCCACGGATCAGTGGAAGCTGAGTGACTATCACATTGGACCCCAGTTCATGGATCAGTTGTCTGCCGGGTATTATCTGGACTTTCCCGGATCGGCCATGAGTGCTTCGGCAGAATTTTATCGCAAATGGGGACAAGGGATTGTGGAGTATCGCGACGGAGCCAGTTTTACCGAAAGCCCCTATGTAGAGAGTGCCACCCTGCAGGGAAAGCAAAAGGCTTACGGGGTGGAAACCATGATCCGGAGAGAAGCCGGCGGACTGAATGGCTGGTTGTCCTACACCTATTCCCGTTCGTTTATGCAGGTGGATATGGAGGAGACCGGAGAACAGATCAATGGGGGCAGGCCCTATCCCTCTAATTTTGACCGGCCGCACAATGTGTCCCTGGTCGTGAATTACAAACGGGGAAGACGGGTGAGCCTGTCGGGCAACCTGGTCTATATGACCGGCAGGCCGAGCACCTACCCGGTGGCCGTTTATTACGAATATGAGCTTCCCTACATTCACTACTCGGACCGGAACAAATACCTGATACCGGATTACTTCCGTGTGGACCTGTCCATGAATATTGAAGGGAGTTTGAGAAAACACAAACGCTTCCATAGTTTCTGGATGCTGGGAGTCTATAATGTGACCGGGAGGAAAAATGCGTATTCGGTTTTTTTCCAGAACGAAAGTGGCCTGATCCGGGGATATAAGCTTTCCATATTCGCCCGGCCCATTATTACGGTATCGTGGAATGTTAGACTTGGAAATTATGCCAGCGAATAA